GTGGGTCGGGGAACGGCTCCGGGGCCGGGCGGTCTGGGTCGTGACCGATCCGGAAGTCGACGCGCTGTACGGGGGAGTATGGGGGGAGACGCCCCGGCTGACCGTGGGCCGGGGGGAGACGGCCAAGACCATGGCCACCGTGGAGAACCTCTGCCGGGAACTGGTCGCGGCCGGCGCCGACCGGGACGCCTTCCTGGTCGGGTTCGGGGGAGGGGTGGTCTGCGACATCACCGGTTTCGCCGCCGCCGTCTATATGCGCGGCATCGGGTTCGGGTTCTGCCCCACCACCCTTCTGGCCCAGGTCGACGCCAGCGTCGGCGGCAAGAACGGGGTCAACCTCGACGGCTACAAGAACCTGATCGGCACCTTTACCCAGCCCGCCTGGGTAGCCTGCGATCCGGCCTGGCTGGCCACCCTCCCGGAAACGGAGTGGCGCTGCGGACTGGCCGAAATCGTCAAGCACATCCTCGTCGCCGACGGGGAGAAACTCGAACCGTTCCGGCAGGGGCTGGAACGGCTGCGGCGGCGCGACCCCGGAGAAACCGCCTACTGGGTCAAACACTCCATCCGGATCAAGGCCGGGGTCGTCAACCGGGACGAACGCGAAGCGGGGGAGCGGCGCATCCTCAACTTCGGCCACACCTTCGCCCATGCCATTGAAAAGCTGTACCGCTACCCCCACGGCGAGGCGGTGGCGGCGGGCATGGTCCTGGCCGCCCGGTTTTCGCAAGCCCTGGGCCTGCTCCCGGAGGAGGAGACGGAGCGGATCCGCTCCCTGTTGGCCGAGGCGGGCCTCCCCGACGGAAGCGGGGTCGACCCCCGGAGCCTGGCGGAGGCCATCCGGGCCGACAAGAAACGCGCCGGCGACGGCGTCCGGCTGGTCCTGCTCGAGACCCCCGGGCGCCCCACGGTCCGCGCCACCTCCTTTGCCGAACTCGAATCCGTCCTCGGGGGGCTGGACCGATGATCTGCGTCTGCCTGCGGGGGAGTTCGTTCGCCGAATGCCGGGGCGCAGCCCTCGAAGCGGGCATGGCCGAGGTCCGGCTCGACCTGCTGGAGATGCCCCCGGAGGAGCGCCTGGCCCTTTTCGGCCTGGGGGTGCCCACGGTCGCCACCTGCCGGAAAGGCAAGCTGGGCGCGCGGGAACGGCGCGGGCTGCTGGAACAGGCCCTGCGGGCGGGAGCGACCTGGGTGGACGTCGACCGCGGCGAACTCGACGCGCCGATGCGCCGGCTGCTCGACCGTAACCGGGCCTGGGACAAGCTCATTCTCTCCTACCACAACTTCCGGGAGACTCCTCCCGTCCCGGTCCTGCTCGAGATCGGGGCTTCCCTGATCGCCGCCGGGGGCAAGATCGCCAAGATCGCCTGCCTGGCCTCGGACCCGGGAGACGCGGCCAGGATCATGGGCCTCTACGACCGCATCCGTCCCCTGATCGCGCTGGGGATGGGTCCCGCGGGCGTCGTCACCCGCGTGGCGGCCGTGAGCCTGGGAGCGCCGTTCACCTACGCCGCCATGGACGGCGGGGAACCGACCGCCCCGGGGCAGCTGACGGTAAGCGAACTCCGCGGGCTCCGCGCCGTCCTGGAGGGGAGCCGGTGAAGACGGCGGAAAGCTTCGTCGCCGTGGGCGTAACCGGAAAGCCGGTGCTGCACAGTCTCAGCCCGGTCCTGATGAAAGCGGCCCTGGCCGGCGCGGGCCTGGACGGGGCCGCCGTCCGCCTCGCCGCCGACAGCGCCGGGGAAGCGCTGGCCCTGGCCGGAGCCTTGGGGTTGACCGGCTTCAACGTCACCGCCCCTTTCAAGGAAGCGATGGCGGCGGCCGGGCCGACGCTGGACGGGGCCGCCCGCGCCGTTGGATCCGTCAATACCGTCTACCGCCGCCGGGGGCGCTGGCGCGCCACCACCACCGACCCGGGGGGGGTGGCGGGAGCGCTGGCGGCGGCGGGCGTTTCCCTGCGGGACGCGAAAGCGGCCGTGGCCGGCGCCGGCGGAGCCGCCCGGGCAGCGGCCTACGCCCTCTCCCGGGCCGGGGCGGCGGTGACCGCGGTCAACCGCACCGACGGCCGGGCGCGGGAGCTGGCCGGGGCTCTGGGAGTCGACTGGGCCCCCTGGAAAGACCGGGAACGGGTGTTGGCGGACGCTGACGTCGTCGTGTATGCCGTTCCCGCTTCCGCGCCCGTCGACCTGTCCCGGGTCTGGAGGCCGGGCCAGGTCCTCCTCGACGCCAACTACCCGGCCTCGGCGGCGGCCCTGAAGGCCCGGAACGCCGGAGTCCGGGTCCTGGACGGGGAGGCGTGGCTCGTGCACCAGGGGGTTCCGGCCTACGAGATCTTCACCGCGAAACCGTGCCCCCCCTCCCTCCTGGAACGGGCGCTGAAACGGGCGGCGCGTCCGGGACCGGAGCGCCCGATCTGCCTGGTCGGTTTCATGGGGGCGGGCAAAAGCACCGCGGGGAAGATCCTGGCCCGGAAGCTGGGGCGCCCCTTCCTCGACCTGGACGAGGAGATCGAGCGCGGGCGGGGGCGCTCCATCCCCCGTATTTTCGCCGAGGAGGGCGAGCGCGTCTTCCGGGACCTGGAGACGGCGGCGCTGCGGACGGCACTGGAGGGAGGGGCCCGGGTCCTGGCCTGCGGGGGGGGCGTCGTGCTCCGGAAAGAAAACCGGACCCTGCTCGGAGACCGGGCCCTGACCGTCTGGCTGTTCGCCGACGCCGGCAGCGTCGAGGCGCGGACCGCGGGCGGCGGGCGGCCCCTCCTGGAGGGAGGCGGCGGCCCCGGCCGCATCGCCGCCCTCATGACCGAGCGCCGCGCCGACTACCTGCGCAGCGCCGACCTGGTCCTGGACACGGGAACGAGGACGCCCGAAGAAGTCGCGGAGAAAATTCATGAAGAAACGCGTTTGGCCCTCGGAACTTAAGGGAACGGTCGAGGCCCCGGCCTCGAAGAGCGCGGCGCAGCGATGGATCGCCGCCGCGCTCCTGGCGCCGGGGACCAGCCGCTTGAGCATCAGCCGCCCCGGCGCCGACGTGGCCGCGGCCCTGGCGGCCGCCCGCGGCCTGGGGGCCGACGTCGCGGAACCCGCTCCGGGGGTCGTCGAGATCCGGGGGGGGCTGAAAGCCGCCCCGGCCGAGATCGACTGCGGGGAGGCCGGCTTGAGCGCGCGCGCCTTCGCCTTCATCGCGGCCCTGCTCCCGGGACCGGTCACGCTCCGGGGCCGGGGGAGCCTCAACGCCCGGAGTATGAAGATGGTGATCGACCCCTTGCGGGCACTGGGGGTCGTCGTGGAATCGAACCGGGGGCGCCTTCCCCTGACGATCAAGGGTCCCCTCCGGGGGGGGGACGTCACCGTGGAAGGGGGAGCCAGCTCCCAGGGGATCACCGGGCTTCTCCTCGCCCTGCCCTGCACTCCCCGGGGGGGCACGATCACCGTCGCCGGCGCGGCCAGCCGCCCCTACCTGGAAATGACGATCGAGGTCATGCGCGCCGCCGGCATCGTTCTCGAACGCGACGGCTACCGGAGGTTTTCGATCCCGGGAGGCCAGGCCTACCGTCCCCGCTCGATCGCGGTCGAGGGCGACTGGAGCGCGGCCGCGGCCCTGCTGGCGGCGGGGGCCGTCGCCGGCGACGTCGAGGTGACCGGCCTCGATCCCCGTTCGACCCAAGCCGACCGCCGGATCGCGGACGTCCTGGAACTGGCGGGGGCCGACGTCCGGATCGGGGGCGGGGCGGTGGGGAGCGGGCGACGGCCCCTCCGGGCCTTCGCCTTCGACGCCTCCGACTGCCCCGACCTCTTCCCGCCCCTGACCGCGGTGGCGGCCGCCGCCGACGGGACCAGCCGAATCGCCGGGGTCCGCCGACTCCGGGACAAGGAGAGCGACCGGGCCCGGGCCCTGGAAGACCTGGGCCGGAGCTTGGGGTTCTCGGTCCGGGCCGAGGAGGACGAGCTCCTGGTCGAAGGCGGCCCGGTGAGGGCGGGCCGGGCGGCGTCGTGGAACGACCACCGGATCGCGATGACCGCGGCCGTCCTCGGCTGCGTCGCCGGGGGCCCGGTCGAGATCGAAGACGCGGAATGCGTGGCAAAATCCTACCCGACCTTCTATGATGACCTAGCGCGCCTGGGTGCGCGTATCGAGGAGGTTTGAGATGAACACCCTGGGCCGCATCTTCCGGGTTTCGCTTTTCGGGGAATCCCACGGCTCCTGCGTGGGGGCCCTGATCGACGGCTGCCCTCCGGGATTGGAGCCGGACCCGGCGGCGCTGGAAGCCGAACTGGCGCGGCGGCGACCCGGGCGCCCGGGAACGACCGGACGCCGCGAGCCCGACGTCCCCCGCTTTCTCAGCGGCATCAGGGACGGGCGCACGACCGGGGCGCCGCTGGCCGTCGTCATCGAAAACCGGGACGCGCGCCCGGGCGATTACGACTTGTTCGAGGCGGTCCCCCGCCCCGGACACGCCGATTACACCGCCCGGGTCAAATACCGGGGCTTCCACGATCCCCGCGGGGGCGGGTACTTCTCCGGCAGGCTGACGGCGGCGCTGGTGGCGGCCGGGCACTTCGCCCGCCTGGCGATCCGCCCGATCGAGGCGGCCGCCGAACTGACCGCCGCCGGGGGCTCGGCGGAGATCGGGAAAGCGGTGGCGGAAGCGATGGCCGACGGAGACTCGGTGGGGGGGGAAGTGGTCTGTCGGGTCGCCTCCGTTCCCGCGGGCCTGGGAAGCCCCTGGTTCGGGAGCCTGGAGTCGCGCCTGGCCCAGGCCCTCTTCGCCATGCCCGGGGTCAGGGGCGTCGCCTTCGGCGACGGCTTCGCCGCCGCGGCCATGCGGGGGAGCGAACACAACGACCCCTACCTCGACGCGCGGGGGCGCACCGCCTCCAACCACGCCGGCGGCATCAACGGGGGAATCAGCAACGGAAACGACCTGGTGATCAGGGTCGCGGTCAAACCCACCTCCAGCATCGCCCGGGCTCAGGAGACTTTCGACTTCGAAGCCGGGAAGATGACTTCCCTGGAAACCGCCGGGCGCCACGACGCCTGTTTCGCCCTGCGCACCCCGGTCATCGTCGAGGCCCTGACCGCTATCGTCCTGGCCGACGAGGTGCTCCTGGCCGGAAAGGAACGAGCCTGACGGGGGGCTTCCCTTCCCCGGAAAAGACGTTGCCCGATACCGTCGGAGTCCCGGCGGGAGTATACCGATAAACCCTGAACGGGAGGATCGAACCATGAAAAGGGCTCTGTTGGTTGTGACCTGCGCCTTCCTGCTGAGCGGCGCCGCGCGGGCGGACGAGGAGAGCGCGGGGAACGGACGCCGCTCCAGCCGCAGCCAATCGACCCCGGAGGAAACGGCGCAGAAGGAGACCGACTCCATGAAGGCGGCCCTGGGTCTGACCGAGCGCCAGGTCCCCCGGGTCTACGAGATCAACCTCGACTACGCCACCAAGACCATGGAGGCCCGGAAAGCGGGGCTGAGCCACGACAACCTGCGCCGCCGCCTCACCGCCGCCCGGGAGCAGCGGGACCGGAACCTGAAACTGGTCCTGACCGGGGCCCAGTACAAGCTCTACACGGGAGAGGGCAAGAAGAAACGGCACCACGGCGGCGGAGGGGACGGCGATGGAGGAGGAGATGGCGGAGGGGACGGCGGCGGCGACTGAGCGCCGAGCCTTTTCCGGCCCCTTTTTCGTACGGCGGTCCCGGGGTCAGTCCCCCAGCATCGAATCCGTGCCTTCGTAGGCCAGTTCTTCCCGCTGGAGAGCTTTCTCCGCCGCCTCCACTCCCCGCTTCTTCTTCTTCCCCTTCTCCCCGAAGATCTTGACGATGCCGGCATAAACGGCCAGGGGGATGATCAGGGCGTAGAGAAAGTACTGGAAGGCGGAGAGGGTGAAAAACTGCTCGGGGTTGAAGCGGTTGAGGTTCCAGAGGATGATCACCGCCGAGGCGTAGTCGACGATGAAGTTGGCGTGGGGGTTGGAAGCCTTGAAGAGGGAGAGCCCGTTGCAGCGCTCCTTGACCAGCGGCCAGATCAGGCTGCCCCCCATGTGCCCGGTCAGGTCCTCGGTCAGGTGCACGGAGAAGCCGAGGAAGGCGATCAGCCCGTAGAGCCAGCCCAGGTTCCAGCCGGCGATGAGCGAGGCGACGAGCCAGACCGGGATCGAGAGCAGGAGCCCGAGCACGTAGCTGTGGCTCCAGGTCCGGTGCCAGGGCAGGAACTCGACTTCGACCTCGTTGTCGCCGCGGCGGATGAAGCCGAACTGGGGGCCGCTCATGATATCGACCACCGAGGGCCGGCCGTGGGACTCGCGGATCTTCCCCCGGCGGAGGCGGTAGCGCCCGATCCGTTTTTCCTCGGGGGGCTCGGAGCCGAGGATCGGCACCTGGGAGGTGGTGACCGCTTCGTTGATGACGATCACCACCTCGTTCTTTTCCCCGTCGAACTTGATCACGTACTGCCGCCAGAGGTCGGCGCCCAGGCGCATCGGGTACATCTGGGCCTTGACGTAGCGGCCGGTTTCGGCGGCCTCGTCCATGGCCTTCCCCAGCATCTCCGCCATCCGGGCGGGGTCGGGGTCCATGGGATCGGGGTCGATGTCGTAGTCGGCCTTGGAGAAGAACTGCCCCATCTTGAAGTCCATGGTGTCGGGCATGATTCCGAAAAGCCCCCCCAGGACCAGGATGAAGGAGGAGCCGGCGTCCCGGTGGGCCATCTTGACGGCGGGGAGAAAGAAGGAAGCCACCGCCGCCCCGCTCATGAAATGCGTCAAACCTTTCATACGTTCGCTATCTCCGTGGTACCGGCGTCATCAGGACAACCCCAGAAAACCCGCGATGGCCGTGCCGTAGCCGGCCATGTTCAGGCAGATGGGGACGATAATCACGGCCATGCAGTTGGAGCGCCGGCAGTGGTAGAAGATGGGGATCAGGCCCAGGCAGGTGCTGACGGCCATGATGGCGATGGTGGAGAAACCGCTGAGGAGGGTCTCGCCGTCGATCCGGCCCATGACCATCGCCGGCATGAAGAAGACCATGAGGACGACCACGACCAGGGCCGCGTAGGATATCTTCTGGTAGGGGACCCGGGTGATGAGCTTGATCACCCACCTGGAGTTGAAGGAGAGCAGCAGGTAGGAGATGCACCCCGCCACCAGGATCACGCCGAGCATGAAAACGTACTCCTGGAGAATCTGCGGCTTGTAGAAGGGGCTGAGGTTGATGGCCATCCCCCCCCGCCGCAGGCCGCCCCCGTCGAGGAAGTAGGCGGCGGGGACGAAGTAGAGAAGAAACTGGCCGGTGTAATAGACGACCTTGGAAACCCCCTGGCTCATGACGAAGATCCGGTCGTCCCGCTGGGCGGTGGCGTGCCCGGCGATCAACCCCCCGATCCCGCCGGTGACGCCGGGCAGGTAGGCGGCCATCAGCCCCCCGATCCAGCCGGGGAGGCAGCCCTTGCCCAGGATCTTGAAGTCGATGTCGATGTCCCGGCTGATGTGCTGGGGGGGGATCTCCTGCCGGCTGAGGATGGCCGAGATCAGCGAAGAGACCGCGAACATCCCCACGAAGACCGGGAGCAGCGCCTGGAAGCTCATCTGCACCGGGACCATGGTCTTGTTGAAGATGATGAAACCAAGGAAGGAGGAGAGGGCGAAGGTGGCGATGCCGGCGAAGAGGTTGGCCCAGGCCCCCTTGAACTTCTGCCACCAGGTGTCGCCCTTGCCCGTCCCCTTGGGCCACTCGCTCATGAGCATGTAGACGAT
The nucleotide sequence above comes from bacterium. Encoded proteins:
- the aroB gene encoding 3-dehydroquinate synthase → MNAFSSENETVVQGSRGESPVRVGPAMEWVGERLRGRAVWVVTDPEVDALYGGVWGETPRLTVGRGETAKTMATVENLCRELVAAGADRDAFLVGFGGGVVCDITGFAAAVYMRGIGFGFCPTTLLAQVDASVGGKNGVNLDGYKNLIGTFTQPAWVACDPAWLATLPETEWRCGLAEIVKHILVADGEKLEPFRQGLERLRRRDPGETAYWVKHSIRIKAGVVNRDEREAGERRILNFGHTFAHAIEKLYRYPHGEAVAAGMVLAARFSQALGLLPEEETERIRSLLAEAGLPDGSGVDPRSLAEAIRADKKRAGDGVRLVLLETPGRPTVRATSFAELESVLGGLDR
- a CDS encoding type I 3-dehydroquinate dehydratase; protein product: MICVCLRGSSFAECRGAALEAGMAEVRLDLLEMPPEERLALFGLGVPTVATCRKGKLGARERRGLLEQALRAGATWVDVDRGELDAPMRRLLDRNRAWDKLILSYHNFRETPPVPVLLEIGASLIAAGGKIAKIACLASDPGDAARIMGLYDRIRPLIALGMGPAGVVTRVAAVSLGAPFTYAAMDGGEPTAPGQLTVSELRGLRAVLEGSR
- a CDS encoding shikimate kinase codes for the protein MKTAESFVAVGVTGKPVLHSLSPVLMKAALAGAGLDGAAVRLAADSAGEALALAGALGLTGFNVTAPFKEAMAAAGPTLDGAARAVGSVNTVYRRRGRWRATTTDPGGVAGALAAAGVSLRDAKAAVAGAGGAARAAAYALSRAGAAVTAVNRTDGRARELAGALGVDWAPWKDRERVLADADVVVYAVPASAPVDLSRVWRPGQVLLDANYPASAAALKARNAGVRVLDGEAWLVHQGVPAYEIFTAKPCPPSLLERALKRAARPGPERPICLVGFMGAGKSTAGKILARKLGRPFLDLDEEIERGRGRSIPRIFAEEGERVFRDLETAALRTALEGGARVLACGGGVVLRKENRTLLGDRALTVWLFADAGSVEARTAGGGRPLLEGGGGPGRIAALMTERRADYLRSADLVLDTGTRTPEEVAEKIHEETRLALGT
- the aroA gene encoding 3-phosphoshikimate 1-carboxyvinyltransferase, with translation MKKRVWPSELKGTVEAPASKSAAQRWIAAALLAPGTSRLSISRPGADVAAALAAARGLGADVAEPAPGVVEIRGGLKAAPAEIDCGEAGLSARAFAFIAALLPGPVTLRGRGSLNARSMKMVIDPLRALGVVVESNRGRLPLTIKGPLRGGDVTVEGGASSQGITGLLLALPCTPRGGTITVAGAASRPYLEMTIEVMRAAGIVLERDGYRRFSIPGGQAYRPRSIAVEGDWSAAAALLAAGAVAGDVEVTGLDPRSTQADRRIADVLELAGADVRIGGGAVGSGRRPLRAFAFDASDCPDLFPPLTAVAAAADGTSRIAGVRRLRDKESDRARALEDLGRSLGFSVRAEEDELLVEGGPVRAGRAASWNDHRIAMTAAVLGCVAGGPVEIEDAECVAKSYPTFYDDLARLGARIEEV
- a CDS encoding chorismate synthase → MNTLGRIFRVSLFGESHGSCVGALIDGCPPGLEPDPAALEAELARRRPGRPGTTGRREPDVPRFLSGIRDGRTTGAPLAVVIENRDARPGDYDLFEAVPRPGHADYTARVKYRGFHDPRGGGYFSGRLTAALVAAGHFARLAIRPIEAAAELTAAGGSAEIGKAVAEAMADGDSVGGEVVCRVASVPAGLGSPWFGSLESRLAQALFAMPGVRGVAFGDGFAAAAMRGSEHNDPYLDARGRTASNHAGGINGGISNGNDLVIRVAVKPTSSIARAQETFDFEAGKMTSLETAGRHDACFALRTPVIVEALTAIVLADEVLLAGKERA
- a CDS encoding metal-dependent hydrolase, yielding MKGLTHFMSGAAVASFFLPAVKMAHRDAGSSFILVLGGLFGIMPDTMDFKMGQFFSKADYDIDPDPMDPDPARMAEMLGKAMDEAAETGRYVKAQMYPMRLGADLWRQYVIKFDGEKNEVVIVINEAVTTSQVPILGSEPPEEKRIGRYRLRRGKIRESHGRPSVVDIMSGPQFGFIRRGDNEVEVEFLPWHRTWSHSYVLGLLLSIPVWLVASLIAGWNLGWLYGLIAFLGFSVHLTEDLTGHMGGSLIWPLVKERCNGLSLFKASNPHANFIVDYASAVIILWNLNRFNPEQFFTLSAFQYFLYALIIPLAVYAGIVKIFGEKGKKKKRGVEAAEKALQREELAYEGTDSMLGD
- a CDS encoding tripartite tricarboxylate transporter permease codes for the protein MHLLTLLIYALAGTVLGCFLFVVPSIHFLNFSGVIIAAWMHYSGLFPLGEPMALFVFFMGMVVSFGIMNTVPSMFLGAPDESAVFVVLPGAKYMLQGKGYEAAMLTGVGGLLGIGFLVVFTPFFFFALPKIHKVIGPHMHWILGLIIVYMLMSEWPKGTGKGDTWWQKFKGAWANLFAGIATFALSSFLGFIIFNKTMVPVQMSFQALLPVFVGMFAVSSLISAILSRQEIPPQHISRDIDIDFKILGKGCLPGWIGGLMAAYLPGVTGGIGGLIAGHATAQRDDRIFVMSQGVSKVVYYTGQFLLYFVPAAYFLDGGGLRRGGMAINLSPFYKPQILQEYVFMLGVILVAGCISYLLLSFNSRWVIKLITRVPYQKISYAALVVVVLMVFFMPAMVMGRIDGETLLSGFSTIAIMAVSTCLGLIPIFYHCRRSNCMAVIIVPICLNMAGYGTAIAGFLGLS